One region of bacterium genomic DNA includes:
- a CDS encoding heavy metal translocating P-type ATPase: MSNVVTIKPFGKIQERVETVELPLIGVHSDHCAMIVDKGLGQIDGVLQRSVNFANQKAFVKFNPDKTTPAQITQKIRDLGYDVDTIKTTLPVGGMTCAGCAASVESMLNSQKGILKANVNFANKNVYVEYLPTAITLQSMQKTVKSIGYELLSDSTGDRELMEKKHAQFYRQLKIKTVVAIALALPTVIIGMFFMNMPYANWIMMILTTPLLFWTGQSFFINAYKQAKHRSSNMDTLVALSTGIAYTFSVFNTIYPDFFHSRGLHPHVYFESAAVILAMILLGKLLEERAKSRTSGAIKKLMGLQPKTVRIIRGGMEKELFIDDVLTGDTIVIRPGEKIPVDGTVIDGSSFVDESMITGEPIAVEKTVDHAVFAGTINQKGSLRIRAEKVGSETMLAHIIKMVQEAQGSKAPIQKLVDKIAGVFVPAVIVISVIAFFAWYFLGPEPTFTRAMLAMITVLIIACPCALGLATPTAIMVGVGKGAENGILIKDAESLELAQKVDTIILDKTGTITKGEPEVNDIIWSDEVNDRQRLEAIFYSLERHSEHPLAEAVVKKLKNEVSELQLEKFQSVTGKAVKATFNEQEYSVGSLKWVEENRINLDQNFRAKATEFASKARSVIYFSDAQKVLAIIAIGDTMKETSRQAVADLKKMNIDIYMITGDNRQTAAAIAHEAGIEHFFAEVLPSEKTEHVKQLQNAGKTVAMVGDGINDSHALAQADVSIAMGKGTDIAMEVAKITLMQSDLTHIRGSIRLSKATVATIRQNLFWAFIYNVIGIPIAAGVLYPFTGFLLDPMIAGTAMAMSSVSVVTNSLRLKRIKI; encoded by the coding sequence ATGTCAAATGTCGTTACGATCAAACCTTTCGGCAAAATCCAAGAGCGTGTAGAAACGGTGGAACTGCCTCTCATCGGAGTTCATAGCGATCATTGCGCGATGATCGTGGATAAGGGCCTTGGCCAAATTGATGGCGTGTTGCAACGTTCTGTGAATTTTGCCAATCAAAAAGCGTTCGTAAAATTCAATCCCGATAAAACCACCCCCGCTCAAATTACCCAAAAAATCCGCGATCTCGGTTATGATGTCGACACGATCAAAACGACTTTACCGGTCGGCGGAATGACCTGTGCAGGTTGCGCCGCGAGCGTGGAATCGATGCTGAATTCACAAAAGGGCATTCTGAAAGCGAATGTCAATTTTGCCAATAAAAATGTCTACGTCGAATACTTACCGACTGCAATTACTTTGCAGAGCATGCAAAAAACCGTTAAAAGCATCGGATATGAATTGCTTTCGGATTCGACCGGCGATCGTGAGTTGATGGAAAAAAAACATGCGCAGTTTTACCGGCAACTTAAAATTAAAACGGTTGTAGCGATTGCTTTGGCATTGCCAACCGTGATCATCGGGATGTTTTTCATGAATATGCCGTACGCCAATTGGATCATGATGATTCTGACGACACCGTTGCTTTTCTGGACAGGCCAAAGCTTTTTTATAAATGCTTATAAACAGGCGAAGCATCGTTCTTCGAATATGGATACGCTGGTCGCGTTGAGTACGGGAATTGCTTACACATTTAGCGTGTTTAATACCATCTATCCGGATTTTTTTCACAGCCGTGGGCTTCATCCTCACGTCTATTTTGAATCGGCCGCCGTCATTCTGGCAATGATTTTATTAGGAAAACTACTCGAAGAACGTGCCAAGTCCCGGACTTCCGGCGCTATTAAAAAACTTATGGGATTGCAGCCTAAAACAGTCCGGATTATTCGTGGCGGGATGGAAAAAGAACTATTCATCGATGACGTTCTGACCGGCGATACGATCGTAATTCGACCGGGTGAAAAAATTCCGGTTGACGGAACCGTAATCGATGGTTCGTCGTTCGTCGATGAAAGTATGATCACCGGAGAACCGATTGCTGTCGAAAAAACAGTTGATCATGCCGTGTTTGCTGGCACCATCAATCAAAAAGGCAGCCTTCGGATTCGCGCTGAAAAAGTGGGCAGTGAAACCATGCTGGCGCATATCATCAAAATGGTACAAGAAGCGCAAGGGAGCAAAGCGCCGATTCAGAAATTGGTTGATAAAATTGCAGGTGTTTTCGTGCCTGCTGTGATCGTCATTTCGGTCATCGCTTTTTTTGCCTGGTATTTTCTCGGACCCGAGCCGACATTTACCCGAGCAATGTTGGCGATGATTACGGTATTGATCATCGCGTGTCCGTGTGCGCTGGGCTTGGCAACTCCGACAGCGATCATGGTTGGCGTTGGCAAAGGCGCCGAAAATGGTATTTTAATCAAAGACGCCGAAAGCCTGGAACTTGCGCAAAAAGTCGACACGATTATCCTGGATAAAACCGGCACGATTACCAAAGGCGAACCAGAAGTTAACGACATAATTTGGTCGGATGAGGTCAACGACCGTCAACGCTTAGAGGCAATTTTTTATTCTCTGGAGCGTCATTCCGAACACCCACTTGCTGAAGCCGTCGTGAAAAAACTGAAAAATGAAGTATCAGAATTACAACTCGAAAAATTCCAATCGGTGACGGGAAAAGCAGTGAAAGCAACGTTCAATGAACAAGAATATTCTGTCGGAAGTCTGAAATGGGTGGAGGAAAATCGGATCAATCTGGATCAAAACTTTAGAGCTAAAGCAACTGAATTTGCCTCGAAGGCCAGATCAGTAATTTATTTTTCCGATGCGCAGAAAGTTTTAGCCATCATTGCTATTGGCGATACGATGAAAGAAACATCGCGTCAAGCCGTTGCTGATCTGAAGAAAATGAATATTGATATATACATGATCACAGGCGATAACAGGCAAACAGCCGCAGCCATTGCCCATGAAGCAGGGATCGAACATTTCTTTGCTGAAGTGCTGCCGTCGGAAAAAACCGAACATGTGAAACAATTACAAAATGCCGGTAAAACGGTGGCGATGGTTGGTGACGGGATCAATGATTCCCATGCGCTTGCACAGGCGGACGTCAGCATTGCCATGGGCAAAGGCACGGATATCGCGATGGAAGTTGCGAAAATCACGCTTATGCAATCCGATCTTACTCATATTCGCGGCTCTATCAGGTTATCAAAAGCAACGGTCGCGACTATTCGCCAAAATCTTTTTTGGGCATTCATTTATAATGTCATCGGAATTCCGATTGCGGCAGGAGTGTTATATCCATTCACTGGATTTCTGCTCGATCCTATGATTGCCGGAACGGCAATGGCGATGAGTTCGGTGTCCGTTGTGACGAACAGTTTGCGATTGAAAAGGATAAAAATTTAA
- a CDS encoding class I SAM-dependent methyltransferase, whose amino-acid sequence MSTRDHYEKHLADYYSWMFGDFEKKLDDNRRFFSKHDIHPFQTKLAYDLGAGCGYQSIPLAEAGFNVKAVDFSKKLLSELESYRGNLTIESIESDMMRFDDYATQQADLFVCMGDTLTHLESENDVKTLFRNVFGKLTQGGWLVLTYRDLTFELTDIGRFIPVRGTAERTFTCFLEYFSDHVQVFDIVNELQDGQWQQKISSYKKIKIAKNDSLKLIRETGFAIEYQDIVRGMVTIVAKK is encoded by the coding sequence ATGAGTACACGCGATCATTACGAAAAACATCTTGCCGATTATTATTCATGGATGTTCGGCGATTTCGAAAAAAAATTAGACGATAATCGCCGGTTTTTTTCAAAACATGACATTCATCCATTTCAAACCAAACTCGCTTACGATCTTGGAGCGGGATGCGGCTATCAGTCAATTCCATTAGCTGAAGCGGGATTCAATGTTAAAGCCGTCGATTTCAGCAAGAAGTTGCTTTCAGAACTGGAGAGCTATCGCGGCAATCTTACCATTGAAAGCATAGAATCCGACATGATGCGTTTTGATGATTATGCAACGCAACAAGCGGATCTGTTTGTGTGTATGGGCGATACCTTGACGCACCTTGAATCGGAAAACGATGTTAAAACTCTTTTTAGAAATGTATTTGGAAAATTAACGCAGGGCGGATGGTTAGTGTTAACGTACCGCGATCTGACATTTGAATTAACAGACATCGGCCGGTTCATTCCTGTACGGGGAACTGCTGAAAGAACGTTCACGTGTTTTCTGGAATATTTTTCTGATCATGTTCAGGTATTCGACATCGTTAACGAATTGCAGGACGGACAGTGGCAGCAAAAGATCAGTTCGTATAAGAAAATTAAAATAGCTAAAAACGATTCATTAAAACTAATACGTGAAACCGGGTTTGCCATTGAATACCAAGACATAGTTCGAGGAATGGTGACTATCGTGGCTAAAAAATAA
- a CDS encoding IgA Peptidase M64, translating into MIVLMLLLSLLTAKDESSFDQYFTGQTFRFDYFHSGTAKEEHIGPDEFRIENVWAGSKKSLIDETNYGKYLFEIIDHGTNRVIFSYGFASLYGEWETTGEAAQGVWRSYHESARFPEPKNKFQFVLKKRQNDGSFSQIYSTVIDPKSRYVNRSPIAPNGEVWTVFENGAASNKVDLLIISDGYTAKDKEKFHKDVTRLVGVMFNTEPFKSRKKDFNVRAIDLATYQAGISNPRKGIWKKSALGLSFNSFDSDRYVLTFENKILREIAAQAPYDAVIMLANERKYGGGGIYNLWATVTSDTEPSAYVFVHEFGHSFAGLADEYYTSPVSFDEYTPPGSEPWEPNVTALLDPNNVKWKNLVEAGTPVPTPWNKEAYDKYDIDMQKKRAKLIAEGASEETMEGIFREVKQATGPMLSGEKYFGKTGAFEGAAYEAKGMYRPSADCIMFTRNDVPFCKVCTEAINKVIDRTIQ; encoded by the coding sequence ATGATAGTGCTCATGTTGCTTTTGTCGCTATTGACCGCCAAGGATGAATCCTCCTTCGATCAATATTTTACCGGGCAAACTTTCCGGTTTGATTATTTTCACAGCGGAACAGCCAAAGAAGAACACATCGGCCCTGATGAATTTCGAATTGAAAACGTATGGGCCGGATCAAAAAAATCTCTGATCGACGAAACGAATTACGGTAAGTACTTGTTTGAAATTATCGATCACGGTACGAATCGCGTCATTTTTTCTTATGGTTTTGCCAGCCTTTACGGAGAATGGGAAACGACCGGAGAAGCGGCGCAAGGCGTATGGCGAAGCTATCACGAATCGGCTCGCTTTCCGGAACCGAAAAACAAATTTCAATTTGTCTTGAAAAAACGTCAGAACGATGGATCGTTTTCACAAATTTATTCGACCGTGATCGATCCCAAAAGCCGGTATGTCAATCGTTCGCCTATTGCGCCCAATGGCGAAGTATGGACGGTGTTTGAAAACGGCGCTGCGTCCAACAAAGTCGATCTTTTGATCATCAGCGACGGTTACACGGCGAAAGATAAAGAAAAATTCCATAAAGACGTTACGCGCCTGGTCGGGGTTATGTTCAATACCGAACCTTTCAAAAGCCGTAAAAAAGATTTCAATGTCCGTGCGATCGATCTGGCAACCTATCAGGCCGGCATCAGTAATCCGCGTAAAGGTATTTGGAAAAAATCGGCTTTAGGCCTAAGCTTCAATTCATTTGATTCCGACCGTTATGTACTGACATTCGAAAACAAAATTTTGCGTGAAATTGCCGCGCAAGCGCCTTACGATGCAGTTATCATGTTGGCCAATGAACGCAAATACGGCGGTGGCGGAATTTACAATCTCTGGGCGACCGTAACATCGGACACGGAACCATCGGCATATGTTTTTGTGCATGAATTCGGCCATTCTTTTGCCGGTCTTGCCGATGAATATTACACATCGCCCGTTTCGTTTGACGAATATACGCCTCCGGGATCCGAACCATGGGAACCGAATGTTACGGCGTTACTCGATCCCAATAATGTCAAATGGAAAAATTTGGTTGAAGCAGGAACGCCGGTGCCGACGCCGTGGAACAAGGAAGCTTATGACAAATACGATATTGACATGCAGAAAAAACGCGCCAAATTAATTGCCGAAGGTGCTTCCGAAGAAACGATGGAAGGTATTTTCAGAGAAGTTAAACAAGCGACAGGACCGATGCTCAGCGGCGAAAAATATTTTGGAAAAACCGGAGCCTTCGAAGGCGCCGCCTATGAAGCCAAAGGTATGTATCGCCCATCAGCCGATTGTATTATGTTTACCCGCAACGATGTACCGTTTTGTAAAGTGTGTACAGAGGCTATCAATAAAGTCATCGACCGAACTATCCAATAG
- a CDS encoding OsmC family protein, protein MEASKKYKSFTYQTQLHWLENRAGKLGSEGKPEFRVASPPEFKGEASVWTPEDLFVAAVDTCTMTTFLAFASRKQLHIVAYSSHAEGLLEFTDGGYQFTKIVIRPEIIVQSSEAIPDVEKLIHDAHDNCLIARSIKPKVTIEPVIRTE, encoded by the coding sequence ATGGAAGCTTCTAAGAAATACAAATCTTTTACGTATCAAACTCAATTGCATTGGCTCGAAAACCGGGCGGGAAAACTCGGGTCCGAAGGAAAGCCGGAATTTCGCGTGGCGAGTCCGCCTGAATTTAAAGGCGAAGCAAGCGTGTGGACACCGGAAGATCTATTCGTGGCAGCGGTAGATACCTGTACAATGACGACTTTTCTTGCTTTTGCTTCGCGTAAACAGCTCCACATCGTTGCGTACTCAAGCCATGCGGAAGGCTTGCTGGAATTCACTGACGGCGGCTATCAGTTTACGAAAATTGTTATTCGCCCGGAAATTATTGTGCAGAGCAGTGAAGCCATTCCCGATGTTGAAAAGCTCATTCATGACGCACACGATAATTGCCTGATAGCGCGGTCAATCAAACCAAAAGTAACCATCGAGCCTGTTATTCGTACTGAATAA
- a CDS encoding RNA-binding protein produces MDSKKLYVGNLSYSCDEQSLTDLFGQAGSVVSAKIITDKMSGRSKGFGFVEMATDEDAKKAIEMYNNFNFQNRNLVVNVAKPQEKRTDRSFSKRY; encoded by the coding sequence ATGGATTCAAAGAAACTATACGTTGGTAACTTGTCGTACAGTTGCGATGAGCAGAGCCTTACGGACCTTTTTGGACAAGCAGGTTCCGTCGTATCGGCCAAAATCATTACCGATAAAATGTCCGGCCGTTCCAAAGGTTTCGGCTTTGTCGAAATGGCAACCGATGAGGATGCTAAAAAGGCCATCGAAATGTACAACAACTTCAATTTCCAAAACCGGAATTTGGTTGTTAACGTTGCCAAACCACAAGAAAAGAGAACGGATCGCTCTTTTTCAAAACGCTATTAA